Proteins from one Rhinopithecus roxellana isolate Shanxi Qingling chromosome 20, ASM756505v1, whole genome shotgun sequence genomic window:
- the LOC115895225 gene encoding putative uncharacterized SMG1-like protein isoform X2: protein MRFLRTDSASADPDNLKYSSSRDRGSSSSYGLQPSDSAVVSRPRHDDTRVHADIQNDEKGGYSVNGGSGENTYGRKSLGQELRVNNVTSPEFPSVQHGSRALATKDMRKSQERSMSYSDESRLSNLLRRITREDDRDRRLATVKQLKEFIQQPENKLVSIVCLEYEDFCVSIIK from the exons ATGCGATTTTTGAG aaCTGATAGTGCATCAGCCGAcccagataatttaaaatattcttcatcCAGAGATAGAGGTAGTTCTTCCTCTTATGGACTGCAACCTTCAGATTCAGCTGTTGTGTCTCGGCCAAGGCACGATGATACCAGAGTCCACGCTGACATACAGAATGACGAAAAgg GTGGCTACAGTGTCAATGGAGGATCTGGGGAAAATACTTACGGTCGGAAGTCGTTGGGGCAAGAGCTGAGGGTTAACAATGTGACCAGCCCTGAGTTCCCCAGTGTTCAGCATGGCAGTCGTGCTTTAGCCACCAAAGACATGAGGAAATCACAGG AGAGATCGATGTCTTATTCTGATGAGTCTCGACTGTCGAATCTTCTTCGGAGGATCACCCGGGAAGACGACAGAGACCGAAGACTGGCTACTGTAAAGCAGTTGAAAGAATTTATTCAGCAACCAGAAAATAAGCTGGTAAGTATAGTATGTTTGGAATATGAGGATTTTTGTGTTTCCATAATAAAGTAG